The genomic DNA TTTGAACCCTTCCTTTACTTTCCGCTGCCCGTGGGCGTCGGGCACGGCGCCCCCCTGCAGCGCGCGCGCCTGAGCTCCCACCGCCCCAACCTGACGGGGCGGCCTGGCGCCCTCTGGCGGACGGCGAGGGAACTGCCGGCACAGCGCCGAGCGACCCGCGGCCCCAGGGGCGTTCGCAGAGCGGTTcgaggagaaaaggaagaagtccCGGTGCGGAGACACTTCAGCTGTCCAGAcgctgcagctttctgcttccCTTGAGATTCAGCAGCAAAAGGGCGGGTTCTGAACCTTCTTCTCCAGCTCTGTAAACAGCTTTCACTTGCACAGAGATTGCAACAGAAGAATGGAGACATCCCTGCCTACCCAACCGGAGGAATGACCAGAGCCCATAATCAGCCAAGAAGCCACACTCCTCTCCCGAGGTGGAAGCCTGTCCTTAAGATTCCTTTGGATGTATCCCAGCCTGCTCTGGAACACAATTGCTTTCCTGGTTAACATCAGAGTTTGTGCACTGCAGTATCATTCACCTCACACTGAAGGAGCAAACAGCTCCACAAACAAAGCTGTGTTACTTGAGCAAGTACTGCTGAGCCGTGATTTCCTTTTATCAGAACAGGAggtgcacagcagcacaacacCAGGCTGcacaccacagcagcacagccccacagccaaaCCCAACCGCAGAGgaacagagcaggagcagagggtgGGAGGAGACACacagaggagcagaagcagGGCTGATAGAAATCTGCCCGTGGGATCACATCTTCCTGCCATGGTGTCACACTATGGAGATGATGAGTGCCATCAGATTACTGTCCAAAGGCCTCACAGTGAAACACGGATGTTAACCATGTAACTACCCTCCTATCTGCAGGAACAGATGAGAATTCCAAGCAAATCTTCCTCTTTATCCCTTTTCCCCAAGGCTAGAGAAAGTACGGAAGTCCAGAGCAACTACAAACTAAAAGCAGATACTCCTTATGGGATTAGTGAGCAGTATTTGATGTCTAAGTCAAAGTAACTTCAAGGGGACAGCGGTGCCCAGGAATGGTGCAGAAGCGCTCCTGCTCTGGCTCCAATTCCCTGTAGAGAAATGCAACACTGCACTCACGTCTCTTCCTGTGGCACACAGGAGACAATCTTCTGCCAAAGCCAGGCTGACTggtaaaagcaaatgaaatatttatgagtCAGATGTATCCGATATGCACACTGCCCCACATTCATTAGTGCAGATACTTCTGGGGCTGGGTTACAGTCAGGGGACACATTactgccacccccagcagcagaagggcaaacAGAAGTTTGGGGGGACCCCATTTTCTGACCACCCCAGCACAACCTGACTGATTTCTCTTAACTCTTTCCTAACATCTTGCTCGTAACATAAGTAGCTCACAGTGATGATGGACGAGTCACAACTTGGTAACTTTCTTCACCACATGGTCAGAAGTTGCAATTTCTTCCCTAGTGAAGCCTTTGCAAGATTGGCCCTATTAGGGAAAAATAAGAAGCTACACACTTGGGAAAGGAACACTAAAGCACAGCTCTTCCCTCTGTACTGCGAACAACCTTGGAGCTGACAGTAGAAACCTTATCAGCAATTGACCAAATGTGAACGACTCCCTCTAGTACTTATGGGACAAAGGTAACCctttttatctgtttcttttcaaaaggaTGGCTTCAGACGTACAGACAGAATCAAGACAGCGATCTGTAGCACCACTGAAaaagagcttataaacaggagggagacagaCTTTTACACAGTTTGGTAGTGACAGAATGAAGAATAACTTCAAGTaggagaggggagatttaggttagatacgGTCAGCATGAGAGATGAGGAATGAAGGAAACCCTCTAAGCTGTAGAACTGCCTGGGTTTCCTTCTCAAGAGGCACAAAGGGATAAAATACAGCTGCTGAGAGTTACCCCAACAGCTGAGAGAGGAAGATGAACAGCAGCTGCTATAACCACTTGTTCTTCCAGGTGCAAAAGAGGAGAATCAAATGATTACAGATTTTTATCAGAGAAAAATCCCAATAtatgaaatacagcaaaatgatttttagaTGCCTTTAGGGCCTTCTCTCACGACCTGGTAGCCACCAAGCACATCTCACTCTCTCCAACAgtaaatcaagaagaaaatgacactGAATGGCAACCTTGCAACATAGtcactgttgcatttttttccttcagttgaaACCGCTGGCTTTCACTCAAGCATACGCTTGCCTTCACAAAAGGTGAAAGAACAGAGAGGATAGTCCAAGGCCTGAACTCAGAAGTCAAGGTGCTAAGCACCAATGAATACAAAACATAAAGCTCTGAGTGAAACGTGGTTTGTGCAAATCAGCCAGCTGCCACTGGTTGTACATGGAAGGCTTCCTTCAGAGCATCGCTAACATAACACGggcttccagcactgcaggggaTCTCACAGggtttatttaaatacattatttggCCTCCAGGATGCAGCCTGCTCAACAGGGAGAGGAAACATATTATAATCAGACTTCCGTCATATGCTCCAATATGCTGATTGGCTCCACAGCAGGAAAGGCATACATTTAATTCCTACAATTAGATATAATCAGAGTATTAGACTAGGATGGGAGTGGTAGACAGGAGGTAATGAGTTGTGTCAAACACATAGGTAGGCTGTAAAGAGAAGAGTATTTGCTAAGAAGTCCAAAGGTGGAGACGAGAGGGGGCTGGACTTTGTCCAGAGATGCTATACATTTTCAAGCGATGTGTCCATAAAACAAATCAGTGACGGCACCATGATGCTGTTACAAGTCTTACATGTGGCAAGAAGTCTTCTACTTGCCCTCAATTATAGTGTTTTGATGTTGTGAAGAGCTAACATAACCCTCAGTGCAGACCTTGATCCAGGTTGATCCCAGCATTGTTGAGGAATATGTAAATGTAGTATTCAGCAAACGTAATCAGGTGACGTTGTACCAACTGTTAGTCAGCTATACACTGGTAAAGAAGCTTTCTACACACCAGCAGAGTTCACTGGacttttacatttaaaaagcattttgagagaaggggggaaaaaaggggctattttctatttcaaattattttcattaaaacatgGACACAGGAGTTGATATGAGCATGGATTTTATCCCTACCTTAAAGCAGAGATGATGACTCTTGCTTTCTGTAATTCACACTGAAGTGCACTGCGCCTACACACTGTGTTAATTCACAATGCCACAATCACAACTAGAAGTATGGCTCAAATGGGTTTGTGCTTCATCATCACCAACTTTTTCCCTTGCTGCAAAGGTAACTCCAAGGAATTAACTCAGATGTTTCATCTACACAACTTTTCCTCCTCTCAAAGCAGTATTAGAATACAACAGTAGATGGCGCTGCTCGAATTCAATGTGAAGCCATGCATTTCCTCCACACACATCAGAGGGGACTGCTGAGGCTCACCAAGGAGACCGGTTCATACATGAACCAATTAGTAATGATTGAAAACATCCTGTGTTTGCTTTATGAGTGCTTCCTTGCAAGTGCTCAAGCAAGTGCTCAACCATGGGTCAAATGTTAGCAAAATGCTGAGTGTAAGATGACAAATCTATCCATTCAAAAGGTCATCTACTGCACCTTTCACCATTGTTTTTGCCTCACCCTATTTCCAAGGAATACTAGACATTCTTTTTTTTACGTGAGCTTTACGTGAGTCTACAGGGCACAAAACAGTCTGGATTTTAGTTTGTGTACTACCAACATTGTTTAAGAGAACCTAATGGCTACTTCAACCTCATAGTGTCAGCGAGCAGAGGGAATGTCTGTCAGTGAGCAGAGGAAATGTCTGCAGGGACAACTTTGCTGCTTTAAAAGCATTCAATTAGATGGCTGCTCTGGGAGCTACACCAGCTACTGCACAACAGAGAGGCACCAACTTTGTACAGACAAGGAAAAGCTTCATACATGTAAGAAAACATCCTTCAATGTGTGCATATGGATACTACGTCAATTTAAATACACACATTATACATGCTAGAGTCCTCTGCTGACTATTTCACAAAACAGCTAAGAGCTTAGAGATACAAAACTCACACAATTATTTAGCTTATGGAACACAAATAACACATACCCTGAATTTCACAAATATTGCCAAAATAGAAAGCagtctttcagttttcagaccTCAGACttgctttaaataaagaaacaatTCATAAAGCAGAGCTGCTAATATACTAAGGCCAATGTGTTGAATATCTACAGCCCTCACCAATTAACAACACTTAGGTAACAGAGGTAAGCATTCAAAAACACACTTTCTTACACAAATTGCCTGCAGGTTAAGGCAtccttttgtatttcagtaattcATACATAGAAACATAACATACTGTGGTACACTCCTTGCCATTCCTCTCTACCTTCAGATATAAAAGACTGAACGCATACCAATACACGCTGCTGCAGGCAAACACAGCCAGCTCTGATATTTGAAAcaacagagcacacagcagcacttttCTCCAGCTGGGCCTCAGAAGGCAGATTTGGCAGTGAAGCAGCTGCACAGGCAGCCCCACCCGACCAGTGATGCAGCACCCAGAAAACCCAGCTGGGTTCAGCATTCAGCattctcagcatttccactaccAGGCAGGCAAGGCAGCGAGGGCCTGGCTTGGCACAACTGTGAAGGatgccactgctgcagcttctggagCAGATACATTGTGTCCACCCCAATCGTTAActgtaggggaaaaaagtggCAGTCCTAAATTCCAAGCCACTTCTACAGTGCTTGGCAGTTTTCATCTTactgagcagcactgatgcCTGACATACAcctcaaagcaaaaataaggaAGGCTTTTCTTTGTCTATGAACTTATTAATGTAACAGTGACTCTGCCTGATTTACACCCTCTTCATGCTTGGTACTACTTCTTCAGTTGAAGAGCCAAACTATAAgcagttttttttatatacaatATACAGGGACCATCTCTGCATTCCTCTGTCTTGAAACACAGAGGCATAACAAGGATGGTACTACTTAGAATGCTTCAGACTAAACATTTTAAGACAAGGGAGAAAGCAACCTGCAGATCTGTCACCACTCATCTAAGAATGCAGAACGCGCCTCCTAACTGCTTCATTTCACTAGTGGTTATGGTAACACGTCAGTGGAACATACTGAAAGCTAAAAGAGCAAGTTGGATGAAACGGCTTTGACAGCTGCTTAGCATTCTGTTTCCCCTGACCAACATACAACAAACTTCAGGATGATGATCAAAATATCTCCCAAAGGCAAGCAGCATGCTGTCCTACACTGGTAGGAAATCCATAGCTGACTGTATTCTTCTTGCCTCAGTGCTCTTTCAGCATAAGATGCCTGTAGTTGCAAGCAGTTAGAAATAATGGTTACAAGCTGTGCACTGAGAAATATATGAATTGCAGGTATGAAgcatctgaaataaatacactACCCATGAAACAGCTCCCACACATCAAAGAAGCATCCAATCAAGACCATAGAACTCAGTTTCTCAGTAGATTAATTTGGGAGTAACATCGTTAATATCCATGTTACAGTGagactgattttctttcctgtgagggtGGAAAGGACCATGCAACTCAGGCACTGAGATCAGTGCTTGACTATTACGAGACGTATCAAGGACAGCCCAGCATTTGCAGACAATTTCCACTCTGTTAAAAGCATTCTTGTCTGAAGTAGAACCAaatgtctttgctttttgttttaaatttaggAATAGTTTACAGAGCATGTACCACTTCCACTATTTGAAATGCAACttctaatttttatatatatattttaaaagaagtcaGAGACAAAACAAGCCTCCCAAAGGCTTTGTTTACAGTTTTCTTTAACTATTGGAAATATCAGTGTGAGAAACTCAGGGGGCTATCAAGGCTATCTACCAAGCATGCTTCTAGGAGGGTAAACATGCTACATACATGGAGTTAATTAAGACAATTACCTTGAAAAGGCTTTATATTGATCCTTTCACATGGAAGATTAACATCAAAAGATAAACATCAAGAACACAAGCAAATGTATTTCCCTGATGATTAAGAATTCAGTCATGCAGGTGCAATCATGCTGTTACACTGCCCAATGAACGAGCAAAAAATACTGATCGTTATTTGATCTTTCACTATGGAATGAGAggggtttgttgttttgttttgacagaATGATAATCAACTATAAAACATCTCAAACAACATTTccaaatatgaaacaaaaatgaagtatAGGCTAGTCTTAAAAGCACCGTGACATAaattgtttatttctcttttacagCAAGTTGTACACCTATAATGCAATAAAGAAATATCACCTGTCTACCGGCCACAGAAAAGATCAGCACGCTTGAACcagataaagaaacaaacatttattaGAAACTCGTAGTTTTACATAGCTAAAAAGATAAACATTCATTTCTTAAGAGACAAAGAATATACAAATGAACAGTCATCACAGAGGcacataatgaaaaatgaaatttgaagaTGACTCCATCTTTTCAATGCTTGAAAGCATCACCAACATAATTTTCAATATTCATAATGGCACTTGCACACAAAAGTAAGGACCAAGTCTGGAAGACAGACTTTTCTGAAATCACACGCACAGTGGCTCATTGGTCACAGCCAGACAACATGACCAGGCAACATCAGCAATCTCAAAAATCCCACAGGATACAAACATGTTGGCAAACCCAGGAAACATTCAGATTGGAAAGGCTTCATACGCACGGATGATTTGGATAGAACGACTCCTCAGttcttttaaaaagtgcaaAGTCCAAGTTTTCCCTAAATTGAAGGCCAAAAGACACAGccaaagctgtcattttctaAAATCTGATAAAACATCTTATAATACAAATCTTAGGAAGTAACGTATCAGTTTATGAAGATAAAAAACAATCACGGAAGCACTGATCACAGACGTACATCTGACCTGCTGACTGAAGAACACGGCCCAGTTTTCCACACAAGGAACAAAGGGCACTTGTTGATGTGTTTGATTTtgtgtatacacacatacacatggGGCAGCTGTGTGCGTTTGGCTTCATGTGTACACATAGAGACCCTCAAAGGCCTTACAGGAACTTAGCATAGGATCTAAGTTCTTCCTGCAGCAATCCAATTTCAGGAAGTGGTCAAAGAGAAGTGTTTTTTGAAGGTCAAGTTGAGTATAAAAATTATCTCTGTAGATTTGGGATTACTGTAAATAAAGAATTAAGACATCATATAGACTGCAGAAAAAGCATAACAAAGGAGTTCAGCAGTAATTGTTTTTCTTACCTCAATATCTGGGACTGAAGGCCACTGAAATAAGACAAATCATAccaccagccccagctccacACCCCTCCAAGAAATAAAGGAAGCGGCTTATACATGGAAATACCTattttctacatggaggaagtgctgcttttgttttcttctttaaatgaGGAACTGTTCCTCAAGTACTTACAAGTTCCCTGTGTGTGCTTCACTTGCTTTATTAACATGAACCTGATGGACATTAGAGAGCTGCAGTTCCATTTGGTCACACAGACAAAATGCTTCAGTATTTCATGACCCAAATTTCATACACTGCACACAAAACTGTGAGGGAAAGCGGATTTGTCCTTCATGACAAGCCTTTAAAAACTTTACATAATAACACAATCCCTTATTTGCTAAAAGCACAAAGGGGACTGTAACCCTTTGATACTAAGGGAAGAAATTATGAACAAGAAGCCTTTTGCTCTTCAAGGCAGCTATGATGAGCTTGAATTCTTGTCCAAGTCAGTTTCTTCCAACACAGCCAACAGCTAATTCATCACTAGCTTAATACTGGATCCTTCACctcatttttaaacagtaaCTTACACTTGTAGGAATGGATCCAGTAATCCAGtaggctttttctgtttctgtataCTGGTTCTATAAGACATCTAATTGCAATTGAGAGCTTGTCATGCTAGCATTTACAAGTGCGaaagcaggtccaaagaagcAAGATACCAAAATCATTGACTGCATTACAAAAAACACGATATAAATCAATTGAGGTATTCTAGATACCGTGGAACAGTAGTTTTTCAGGCTCATATTCATTATAGAAAACACAGGTTAACTTGAAAATAAAGGTGGTGGGCTACATTTAATGTGTTACACTATTCCTTCCTGTATCTAAGGTAACAATGTTTAGAACTTAGATTGCCTTCAAAAATAATGATATTAAGTGCTTACTTCTAGAAgtgcaaaatgttttctgtgaatgGCTTGAGGACAGGCAGCATGACAAAACAAAGTCACTTTCATCAATTCAGTATCAAGGCAGTATGAACTTCTTCTACCTTTGGTTTCATGTGAGACAAGTTCAGTTAGAGAAGACAAAAGAGTAAAATATGCATGATTATATGAATATGTAGGCATACAGTTGATTTAAAtatacaggttttttttcctcaatttaGTGACATTAAAGTGCAACATAGGTATCTGTTTACAAATGGTGTACAAGAAATTAAGTTTCCTCCCACTggagaataaaaacagaagtcgCAGCATCTCTCCACAGTCTCTAATTGTAAGAACAGATTACTGAAGAAATCATCTTTGTTCTGTTAATTCCAACCAAATTAGAAATATCTCACCTTTCTACTTCAAGCTATTCCTaaattctgcttcattttttcataCACAACGTAACTGATACTGACAGCTGGAAGAACTTTCATAAAATTAGGGGCTATGCCCCTATAAAGTCCTTGGATTCCTTCTGTAGCAACAATTTTTTGAAAGAGGCTGACCATGTTTAGCTGTGGAGCTCCTTCCACCGACGCTAAAATAAGATGACAACGTTATTGAACAGTTGCAGCAATGTCACAATTCTTCAGCAAGTATTAAACATCTGAGTAGCTAGCTTATCATTTTCAGGGCCAACAATTAAAATTTATGTCTTCGCAGCAAATCTCTTTAATCCCTAGATATTCCAGAGAGATCCATGTGCCTAAATCCCACTAAAATGCATTACTTACATGCATATCAGATAAACTCTTAATTcttcaagctttttctttttttttttttttttttttaaatccttcatGCCCACATCCCTGCTACAGCTGTCACAAATAACCTCATTTCAATGagaacacacacacatcttCAGAACAATTGGACTCACCTTGAGCCTGCATGCGTGTCCTGACAAGAGCAAGAGGGTAACTGGCTAACTGCCCACATGTGCTGGAAACAGTACCACATCCCAGTAACACAAAAACCCCTGGGTTAGCAGAGCTTGATGCATAGTGTTCTAGCCATGTAGTCTTTAAGAGCTGTCAAGATAAAGAGTTAAATAATAAGACAAGATATCTACAtttgaaaaagtaaataaatgtttactCTTAAGATCTGTTACTGGTTTCATACTGGAAAAGCATTAAGTTCACTAAAAAGCACAAATGTATGACTGGAGTAAAGACTATACACAAAAACCTCTGCATGTGGTAAAGGACTGCAGACTACAGCAGTTAGTGCCAGGAAAAAGATTCCTTAAATACCACGACACAACACCAGGCAGCAGTGCCCATGCTCTAGTTAACACTTGGGAAGGAATGACCCAGCATGTCATCAGGCACAACAGAAACTCATACAACCAGGCATAACACTCCATGCAAAATTAGAGATGCAAACCATAGGACAGAACTTCCATACAGCTTGGAAAACACTTGCTGAAGCAATCCTGCTGACTCTAACTACTACTGTATCACAACAAGACTtctaaactaaaataaaattagccCATGCATATTAGTTACTTGACATATTGTGAAGCAACACTCAATAAGTGAAGGTAGACAGAACATTTTAATTGGTGCTGATGAGTGTAAGGTGCCAGTACTTCAAAGGAAACAGTGCAGTGTTTCAAACTCATCACAAGAACAACATGTTGGCTACAAAGAATTCTGTTGACATGCAAAAATACATAAGGAGTTCAAATTACTATAATTCAACTACAAatcaaaaatagcaaaaaatgaGATAGCTGCAGGACAGGTAACTTAATAATGAACACTAGTCAAGTTTTTAAGGCTCAGGTTTGCTATATAAAGGTTATGTTCCCAGCCAATGGGGTCATTTGTTTACACAAGAGTGTTCTGTTAGCAAAATCTAATACACTTTAACCTTACAAGCACACTTCTTGTCTgacagaatggaagaaaagagtCCTGTGTGTTAGATGAAACCACTGCACATAATGACCAGTCTGTACAGGATCCCTCCAAAGGCAGCAAAAAATGACAGAACTGCAAGTCTGGTGAGTTCAGTAGCAATTCCCGTTTACCAGGGTAACTGTAACATTACAGATGTATTATAAATCTGACTGAGTAACAGTAACCAATTACTCTGTTCAAAGATTAGTAGATGTTACACAAACATACAGTCAGCCATCTGAACTCACCTCATAAACAGCAAGGTCAATCCCAGCATAAGGAATTATACCCAAAATGTTAGGAATATAGCCTTTGTAGAAGGCCTTTGCACCTTCTCTTTTCAAGATCTTCTTAGCACAGTCAAACATCCCAGAATATTGCCCTGTTTTACCCACAGCCAACCTGGTCTTTAAAACCTGAAGGGAAGAATCAGTAGTCTTTATTACATAAGTATTTATTACTGTAGTTTCTAAATACAGGAAAACACAATACGTACCTGCTTATTCCATTTTCTGGAACTGCTTTGAATTTGGAAGTACAAGTCTTCTTTATGACTACTACTGTTAAAGGCTGACTAAGGGTAAGCTTCTTCAGATTTTATCACGAATGCAGAATACCACAAACATTATACACTAGCTTACAATTTAGTACCAAGATACACAGAAATATGTCCCACAGAGAAAAGACTAGTTAATCCATCAAATCTCTGCTGTAGCTGTTTTATTCTTCCTCTACATCCAGCTCCTCATCTGACTTGGCTCCCTATCATAATACAACTTCATCAGCTCTGTTCCAGACAAGATCATTCCTTGCTTATGCATATAGTGGGAAAGATATAGGCCCAATTCAGAAACAAGTCTGAATATGTACTTAATGTTAAATGCATTATaggatttcttttcccaaaCTAGATTCCAATGACACATTTAATTGCATATTTCAAAAAGGACATTCACACAAAATGTAATCATACAATACAATAACCCAGATTTCTGGTGTGCACACACAGAGAAGTGGTATCAACACCTGGATTCCCAGCATCTTTTAATAAGCAAAAGATACCTTAAAAGGACAGctatacaaacagaaaaatgacagcTATCAACTAGAACAGCATCTATTCTAAAGTATCTAGGGCTGCAATCCTGAAAGGaagttaaaagtaaaaataacgACATAGGATAAAAGAGTGTACGTACGGGAATTCCTACAATAATTTCAAGTGCAAAAATGGCCAACCAGACATTTGGCAGATTCTAAAGGaagcaaattctctgctacTAACCTCCATGGGATAAATAGAAGTTTGTGCTGTTGCCCCGGCTAGAGAACCTGATACAAATCTTTCAATGGTGCCTAAATTTCCATCATCTTTAGTGAGTATCTTCTTATACTGTGAAGATAAAGCACATAAAACATCACATGCTTTTTAGAAGATGCAAGAGTTCCACTAGAGTTAGGAGTACAGTAGAACATGCCTTTTCAAGCTTCACTTACTT from Lagopus muta isolate bLagMut1 chromosome 5, bLagMut1 primary, whole genome shotgun sequence includes the following:
- the SLC25A24 gene encoding calcium-binding mitochondrial carrier protein SCaMC-1 isoform X5, whose amino-acid sequence is MRYLKDHEKKMKLAFKSLDKNNDGKIEPSEVVQSLKILGINISEKQAEKILQSIDADGTMSVDWNEWRDHFMFNPATDIEEIIRYWKHSTVLDIGDSLTVPDEFTEEEKKSGQWWKQLLAGGVAGAISRTGTAPLDRLKVMMQVHGSKSNKMNIASGFKQMLKEGGVRSLWRGNGVNVVKIAPETAIKFWAYEQYKKILTKDDGNLGTIERFVSGSLAGATAQTSIYPMEVLKTRLAVGKTGQYSGMFDCAKKILKREGAKAFYKGYIPNILGIIPYAGIDLAVYELLKTTWLEHYASSSANPGVFVLLGCGTVSSTCGQLASYPLALVRTRMQAQASVEGAPQLNMVSLFQKIVATEGIQGLYRGIAPNFMKVLPAVSISYVVYEKMKQNLGIA